The Nocardia terpenica nucleotide sequence CATCGGGACTGGTCACCGCCGTCGCCGCGGTCGTCGCGCTGACCGCGTGCGGGACGACCGCGGGTCACGCCGTGCCGGGGCTGACGGTGCCGGATGTCGCCAAGCTGAAGGTCGGGCCGTACCAGTCCAAGCCGTTCGACTACAAGCCGAGGCTGAGCACCAAGGACGATGTGTTCGCCATCGAATCGCGGCGTCTGCTGGGCTATCTCACCTCTCCCGACGAAATCGACCCGGAGATGAATCATCTCGGCGGCACGCAGCTGTTGAGCCTGGGGGATTCCTCGTTCGTGCAGGACTACGGAATCGTCACCGTGGGGGTGCTTCCGCAGGCGTACAAGCCCGCGCTGGAGAAGAACAATCTCATTGCCGGGGCCTACACCAGCCGCAACAACGACGACCTGCGCAACCGAAAGTTCATGTCGGCCTATCTGATGCGATTCCCGTCGGATGCCGCCGCGCGGAGCGCCGCGCAGGATCTGGAGGCGACTCCCGGTGCGATTCCGGACAATCGGCATCCCCTTCCCCTCAGCGGATTCGACAATGCCCATGCGTCCTCGCTCACCGACGCCAAGGGCTGGCTGTTCGTCGCGCGCGGCCCGTACGTGCTCCTGGTGATGCTGACCGTTCCGAAGCCGGATGCGAACGCCCTGACCACCGGTTTCCAGAAGTACCTGTCGATCGCGCTGCCCCGGCTGGACAGGAGCGACCCCACCGCGGAGGACGATATTCTCGATCTCCCGCAGAACCCGTCCGGCATCATGCGTCTGGCCCTGCCGCCGCAGAAACAGAGCGCGGATTCGATCATCGACCAGACCACCGTCGGCCCGTACGAGCCCGCCGGACAGCTTCAGCTCGAGCGCGACGCGGGCGCGCTCCGGCCGATTTTCGCCCAGACCGGGGTCGATCTGGTCGGCAAGAACGACGGAACCGTCTACCGCACCCGCGATACCGAGGCGGCGTTCCGATTGCAGGCGGCGCTGACCACGCCGGGAAAGAACGACGAGGAATTCCCCAACCCGCCCGGAATCACCGACGCGCACTGCATCAAACTCGATGAGCGCGAGCCGGTTCGCAATTACAGCTATCTCTGCGCGGTGGTCTACGACCGCTATGTGGCGGTGGTGGGCACCGAGGGCCGTGCCGCGGGCATCTCGCCCTCGTTCTATCAGCGAGTGGCGGCGCAGTACGCCATGTTGGTCAACAACGGGTAGGCAGCTCATGACATCGTTCACCGCATCGAGCCGATGGCGGGTCTTCGCCGCCCTGCTGCTGATCACGACCGTCACGATGAGCGGCTGCGGCGATTCGCACACCGCGCCACCGGAACCGGCCGTCGATATCTCGAAACTGGATTCCGGAAACTACCCCGCCACACCGCAGGACGTCGAGAAAGCCAAGACTCCGGAATCGAGCGCGGTGCAGGAGTCCATCCGCCTGGCCGACGTCGTGCCGTTGATGATGGATATCGACAGCAGGATGATCTACAGCCCGGGCCTGTCGGAGGCGGGCACCGCCGCGTATCCGCCGCCGATTCTCGACAAGGACACCAAATTCTCGGATGTGGCCCCGGGACTCGTCGCGGGATGGTTCACCCGTGGTCGGCGGCGGTCGGATATGGAATTGGGGCTGGCGGCCGATATGACCGTCCTTCGCTTCGGCACGGCGGGGCAGGCGGCCGATGCCGCGCGCGCCATCGCCGACAACGAGCGCGGGCAATATCCGGGCAAGGCCACCGCGACCATTCCCGGATATCCTGCGGCGCAGGCGGATCTGAGCCAATACGACGCGCTGCGCACCTGGCTGGTCTCCGACACCTACGTCGTGTCGACCTATGTCTCCGATGCCCTGACCACCCCGCCGGATCCAGCGCCGCTCATCGACTTCACGAAGAAGGTGCTGGACAGGCTGATCGACGGCCTGAAGACCTTCCGGCCGACACCGGCGGATCGGCTGACCACCCTCGCCGCGGACAAGGACGGCCTGCTGGGCCGCACGCTCCCGGCGGACAAGCCGTCGGCGACCACCGGCGTGTATTCCCCGCACGCGGCGCTGCACCGGCAGATGCGGCCCGATCTGTCGAAGCGGGCCTTCGACGATGCCAAGGTCGATCTCGTGTCGAGCAATGCCGACACGGTGTATCGCACCGCCGATTCCGCCGCCGCGCACCGGCTTCGGGCCGCCTTCCTGGACGAGCTGTCCGTGGATTATCAGCCTATCGACGGCCCGCCCGGACTGCCGACCGCGAAATGCCTGAAGAACCGCGATCCGGACGAGTCGGAGCTGCGCTGCTACCTGACCTACGACCGGTATGTCGCCGAAGTGATGGACACCCAGCCGCAAATTCTGTATCAGCAGACCGCCGCGCAGTACAAACTGCTCGCGGCCGGAAGATAAGGGGAGAACGTGCCCGCGCCGAATCGATGCCTGCTCGCGCTGCTCACCGCCGGGCTGATCGCGGCCGCGGCGAGCGCGTGCGGATCGGATATTCCCGGCACGCCCGTGCGGCAGACGCCGGACCTGTCGCAGCTGGACGTCGGAAACTATCAGGTCAAGCCCCGCATCCTGGGACACGCCAAGAGCCTGAAACAGGCCCGGGTCCGGGAATCGCAGCGGCTTGCCGACTATGTCGCCCTGCCATCGGAGGCCGACCCCACCTATACCCAGGACGCGTTGTTCGCGCTGAAGCCGCACATCGTCCTGAACCGAAAGGCGCTGGGGGATCTCATCATCAACGACACCTTCGATGATGTGGCCAAGGATCTGGTGGCCGGATGGCAGAACGCCATGGGAACGGCCACAACAAATCCGGGCGACAAACAGCGGCTCATGAATCTCGCGGTCCTGGAATTCCCCGACGCCACCACGGCCGCGACCGTCGGCCCCACCCTCGAACACGACGATTTCACCTACAATCCCGACAACCAGCCGGTGACCATCCCGAAATACCCGGACGTGAAATCCCATTGGCGCCCGACCGTCTCCTCCATCGGCGCCTGGGCCGTCCACGACCGGTACGTCGTATTCACGAAGGTCACCGACGACACCTCCGCCCCCGACCTGCCCGCCCTGGTCTCCCAGGTCGAGCGCCTGCTCGACGTCCAATTCCCCCTGCTGGACAAGTTCGCCCCGACCCCCGCCGACGCCCTGGCGACCATCCCGCTGGACCCCGACGACCTGCTCGGCCACACCCTGCCGACGAACCCGGAGGAACAGCTGCGCGCCGACCCCGACGCCGTCTACACCGGCCGCGGCGCGGCGGCCGGAATGCAGGGCACCAGCCTCGATTTCCTGAAAACCGGTGACCTCGACCGGATTTCCTTCGGCGACGGCGCGGTATTCCGCAGCCGGACCGCCGAGGGCGCCCGACGACTGTGGCAGGAGTGGAAACCCTCCACCCACCCCGAGCCGAACCGCAAGATGGTGTCCCCTCCGAAGGGCCTGGGGGACAACGCGGAATGCTTCGCCGCACTGACCAAGGACGGCCAATCGGTCGACATGAATCTCTGCATTTTCCAGGTGGACAGATATGTGGTCCAGACCGCGGGAAAGCAACTCCAGGATCTGCATCAGAAAACGGCGGCACAGTATCGGCTACTCGTGACGTGGTGAGGGCGTCGGGCGGGTAGAACCCCGACCACCGGCTTGCTAGGTTCTTCCCGACGGACAGGGCCTGTTCGGGACGTCTGACAATCGCTAGGAGGATCGAATGCCGTTGCGGCCGGGCTCGATCGTGGGCGGCTACCGGGTGCTACGGGTGCTCGGCAGCGGCGGCATGGGTACGGTCTACCTCGCGCAGAACCCGATCCTGCCGCGGCGGGACGCGCTCAAGGTGCTCAGCGCCGACCTGTCCACCGATCCCGAATTCCGGGCCCGCTTCGAACGCGAGGCGAATCTGGCTGCCGGACTGGACCATCCGAACATCGTCACGGTGTACAGCCGGGGCGAGGAGAACGGCCAGCTGTGGATCGCCATGCAGTACGTCGAGGGCACCGACGCCGCCGAGGAGACCAAGAAGGGGCCGTCGGTCATGACGCCGCAGCGGGCGCTGCGCATCGTGTCCGAGGTGGGTAAGGGCCTGGACCACGCGCACCGGCGCGGCCTGCTGCACCGCGACGTCAAGCCCGCCAACTTCCTGCTGTCCACCGTCGACGCCGACGAGGAACGGGTGCTGCTCACCGATTTCGGCGTCGCGAAGTCGGCCGAGGACGGCCAGGACCTGACCACCACCGGACAGTTCATGGCGACGGTCGCCTACGCGGCTCCCGAGCAGCTGACCGGCGACCGGCTCGACCACCGCGCCGACGTCTACAGCCTCGGCTGCGCCTTCTACCGCCTGCTGACGGGCCAGAACCCTTATCCCGCAACGGCTCCGGCCGTGGTGATGATGGGCCACCTGAACGAGCCCCCGCCGCGGATCAGCGCCGTCCGCCCGGACCTGCCACCCGGACTGGACGGCGTCATGGCGCGGGTCATGGCCAAACATCCGGCCAACCGCTACAACAGCTGCCGCGAATTCGTGCAGGACGCCGAGGCCGCGATGTTCGGCCCCCGCCAGCAGTACGCCGCCCCGCAGTCCACCGACCCGCGGGTCCGCATCCAGGGCTTCAACCCCCGCGCGGACACCGACGCCCGCCTCATCGACACGCTGCGCAACGGCCCCTCCGGCCCGTCCCGGCTGCGAAAGACGGTGCTGTGGGGAGCGATCGCGCTCGTCGCGATCCTCGCCGCCGCGGCGGGCACCTTCTACCTGACCAAGGGCTCCACCGGCACCCCCGGTGCCGACCGAATGGCCCAGGTCCGCAGCAAGTATCCCCAGTTCGACGGCAAAACGGTCACCGCCTTCAACTTCGGCGACGGCACCATGTCCGCCTACCTCACCCCCAGCGACCAAGCAAAATTCCTGCAAGACTTGGGTTTCCGCTACAGCACCAACTACAAGGCCGTCGGCGACGAGAAATCCCCCCGCCCCCTCTCCCCCACCAACTACGACCTCAAAACCGACTCCGACGTAGCCATCGTCCTCCGCACCGACAGCCAGGCAGGCAACGGCGGAATGCGCGGCCTCCCCTCCAGTTTCAACGGCTTCCCGACAATCGTCGTCATCGACGACCCCTCGACGATCCAGGCGTTCCAGGTGTGGACGGACCAGTCCGGGGGGACACTGATCGACAAGATGGTGCCGGTGGTCGGGAAGATCGTGAAGTAAGGGTGATGAACAGATTGGGGCGGGGGCTGCTCATCTTCGCGTGCACCTCGGTCATCGCGGTCACCGCGTCGTGCGGGGCTGATCGTCCGGTCGAGAAGCCCGCCGATCCGGTCGTGGACCTGAGCCGATTGGATGTCGGGAACAATCCGACGACGCCGCACCGGTACGGTAAGCCGGAGAACATGGAGATGGCCAAGCTGGTCGAATCCATGCGATTGGGCGACAGCCTGCCGCTGCCGGTGGAAATAGATCCGGCGGTGAAATATCCGCCGATTCCGCTGTCGCGAACGGCGCACAGTTTCATCGAAATCGACACGGTGGCGATGAAGACCCGCACGAACGCTCGCCTCGATCTGCTCAACGACCAGATCAAGGGCTTGGTCTGCGGGTTCGCCACCATGGGGAGCTCCGATCCCACACCGAACCTGGCCTTCACTCTCGACAACGTCGTCATGCTGTACGACACCGCGCAGAACGCGGCCGCTGCCGCCGATACGCTCGCCGGGGCCGACTTCGCCAGCAGGCCCGACAACGCTCCCGTCGCCATCGGGGAATATCCCACGGCCCGCGCACACGCCGCCCCAGGGGAACCGGGAATCATCCGATCGTGGTTTGCGACGGGCCGGTATGTGATATTCACCTTCGTCCAGGACAACGTGATGAAGATCCTGAATTCCACCGATATGCCGAGGCTGGTGTCACGGGTGACGGAGAGCATCGGAAAGATATCCGACAGCCTGCAGAAATTTTCCCCTGCGCAGCCCGACCGGCTGATGGACGCCGATGTCGATCCGGACGGAATGCTGGCACGAGCATTACCGACCGCGAACACCGATACCTCGCAGCCGGGAGTGCCCGGATATTTTACGCGTCGCGGCGGGTTACAGATTTCCCCCGCGCCGCGGAAGGACGCCGAATTGTTCGAGCGGACGGGCGTCGATCGGGTTTCCTGGAGGGGAGGCTTCGTCTATCGAGCTCGTGACATCGTCGGCGCGCAGACGATCGCTCGCGAGAAGGGGGAACCCACCAGGGAGTTCGGCCGACTCGAGCCTCCCCGGGACCTGCCTTTCGCACTGTGCCGTGAGTACCGTGTTCCGCCTGCGGTGAAGAACAGATTCTATTGCTCGGTCTCGTACGACCGCTACGCCGCCTGGGTTTCGTCGAATCAGCTGAACGACGTGTATCAGCGAATATCCGCGCAATACGCACTGCTGGCGAACAGCCACTAGCGCGGCTTCCGGCGAACAGGACGATAGATGCATCGAACGACACGACTTCGGACAGTGCACGGCACCGCCGCAATCCTGGTTCTCACGGCCACGCTGAGCGGCTGCGACTCGGCGATCCCCGGCGGCGCGATCGCAGGAGAAATCGATGTGCGAAAGCTCGATGTGGGGACGTATCCGACCGAACCGCTCGACCTCCGCTACACCTACAACCCGACCCTGTCGACCGGGCAATCGCTCGCGACCATGCGATTGGCGGATCGGGTCGTCACCGGGCAGGAAATCGACCCGCGTTTCACCTGGGGGAAGGGTGCCATTCCCGTATCGGGCGACACCAGTGCCTCGCAACTCGTCCAGGGCGCCAATGGACCGGTCCTGAAGGAGATCGCCAAGCCGGACGGCATGATGTACGGCGTCGCCGTCTCCACCAGTGACATGAAACCCGGTGAGTACGGGCGGCTTCCACCGAACGCGGCAACGGCCACCGTGGTCGTGATGCAGTTCCCGAACGACACGGCCGCCGACCGGGCCGCGGGCGAGATCGAGGCGGCAGATCTCGCCGCCGCACCGGGCCAGAACCACCTGGACCTTCCCGATGACCCCCGAGCGCACGCCCACTGGAACCCGAATGATTCCATTGCCGTATCCACCTTGGCGCGGGGGAGCTATGTCGTGACCCTCATTCTCGGAAATATCCGCGATTCGGGCGGACCCGCCGCCGTTCTCCACAAGACCTATGCCGCTCAAATTCCCCTTCTCGACGCTCTTCGCCCGCTGAGCACCGAAGAGATTCTGCGCCTACCGTACGATTCCGACGGCTTACTCGATCGCACCCTGAATACCGACGCCTGGGGCGATCCGTCCTTCGAAAATCAGGCGACGATGGCCTTGCGAGGATTCCTCCATCGGGTCGATGATCAGGATCGATACCGAAAGATACTCACCGAGGCAGGGATGGACCGGGCCGCGCTCACTCAGGACGCTTCGTACCATACATCCATGGTGATTCGCACTCGGGACGAGCAAGCGGCCCGGGCATTGACAGCCCGAATAGTGCAGGCGCAGGATTCCGTTCCCGCGGATCCACCGATAGGACCGCCCTATTCCGCATGTGCCGAGAACAAGAATGCCGATTTCACGCACAAGCGATTCCGCTGCGCGGTCGGCTATCGGCGGTATGTCGCGACGGTGGACGGTGACCAGTTGCGCGATACACAGCAACGTGCGGACGCCCAATACGCCCTGCTCGCCAACTCGCTGTAGCTTACGAGGAGACCACGGATATGGCTTTGAGCCCCGGCACCATCGTCGGCGGATATCGAATCGTGCGAGTGCTCGGTGCGGGCGGGATGGGCACCGTCTATCTCGCCAAACATCCGAGCCTGCCTCGCATGGACGCCCTGAAGGTGCTCAGCCCGGAATTGTCGCGCGATCGAGAGTTCCGCGGCCGTTTCGAACGGGAAGCCAATCTGGCGGCCGGTCTCGATCATCCCAATATCGTCGCCGTCCACAACCGCGGCGAGGAACACGGCCAGCTCTGGATCGCGATGCAGTATGTCGACGGCACCGACGCGGCCGCGGAGGTCGCCCGCTCCCCGCATTCGATGACACCGTCCAGGGCGCTGCGCATCATCACCGAGGTCGGGAAGGGGCTCGACCACGCTCATCGCAAGGGATTACTCCACCGGGACATCAAACCGGCGAATTTTCTGCTGTCCAGCGGGCAGGGGGAGGATCAGCGCGTCCTACTGACCGACTTCGGGGTCGCGAAATCGACCGACGATTCCACCGAGCTGACCCAAACCGGCAGCTTCCTCGCGA carries:
- a CDS encoding DUF7373 family lipoprotein, which produces MRRAARSSGLVTAVAAVVALTACGTTAGHAVPGLTVPDVAKLKVGPYQSKPFDYKPRLSTKDDVFAIESRRLLGYLTSPDEIDPEMNHLGGTQLLSLGDSSFVQDYGIVTVGVLPQAYKPALEKNNLIAGAYTSRNNDDLRNRKFMSAYLMRFPSDAAARSAAQDLEATPGAIPDNRHPLPLSGFDNAHASSLTDAKGWLFVARGPYVLLVMLTVPKPDANALTTGFQKYLSIALPRLDRSDPTAEDDILDLPQNPSGIMRLALPPQKQSADSIIDQTTVGPYEPAGQLQLERDAGALRPIFAQTGVDLVGKNDGTVYRTRDTEAAFRLQAALTTPGKNDEEFPNPPGITDAHCIKLDEREPVRNYSYLCAVVYDRYVAVVGTEGRAAGISPSFYQRVAAQYAMLVNNG
- a CDS encoding DUF7373 family lipoprotein; translation: MTSFTASSRWRVFAALLLITTVTMSGCGDSHTAPPEPAVDISKLDSGNYPATPQDVEKAKTPESSAVQESIRLADVVPLMMDIDSRMIYSPGLSEAGTAAYPPPILDKDTKFSDVAPGLVAGWFTRGRRRSDMELGLAADMTVLRFGTAGQAADAARAIADNERGQYPGKATATIPGYPAAQADLSQYDALRTWLVSDTYVVSTYVSDALTTPPDPAPLIDFTKKVLDRLIDGLKTFRPTPADRLTTLAADKDGLLGRTLPADKPSATTGVYSPHAALHRQMRPDLSKRAFDDAKVDLVSSNADTVYRTADSAAAHRLRAAFLDELSVDYQPIDGPPGLPTAKCLKNRDPDESELRCYLTYDRYVAEVMDTQPQILYQQTAAQYKLLAAGR
- a CDS encoding DUF7373 family lipoprotein, with protein sequence MPAPNRCLLALLTAGLIAAAASACGSDIPGTPVRQTPDLSQLDVGNYQVKPRILGHAKSLKQARVRESQRLADYVALPSEADPTYTQDALFALKPHIVLNRKALGDLIINDTFDDVAKDLVAGWQNAMGTATTNPGDKQRLMNLAVLEFPDATTAATVGPTLEHDDFTYNPDNQPVTIPKYPDVKSHWRPTVSSIGAWAVHDRYVVFTKVTDDTSAPDLPALVSQVERLLDVQFPLLDKFAPTPADALATIPLDPDDLLGHTLPTNPEEQLRADPDAVYTGRGAAAGMQGTSLDFLKTGDLDRISFGDGAVFRSRTAEGARRLWQEWKPSTHPEPNRKMVSPPKGLGDNAECFAALTKDGQSVDMNLCIFQVDRYVVQTAGKQLQDLHQKTAAQYRLLVTW
- a CDS encoding serine/threonine-protein kinase, producing the protein MPLRPGSIVGGYRVLRVLGSGGMGTVYLAQNPILPRRDALKVLSADLSTDPEFRARFEREANLAAGLDHPNIVTVYSRGEENGQLWIAMQYVEGTDAAEETKKGPSVMTPQRALRIVSEVGKGLDHAHRRGLLHRDVKPANFLLSTVDADEERVLLTDFGVAKSAEDGQDLTTTGQFMATVAYAAPEQLTGDRLDHRADVYSLGCAFYRLLTGQNPYPATAPAVVMMGHLNEPPPRISAVRPDLPPGLDGVMARVMAKHPANRYNSCREFVQDAEAAMFGPRQQYAAPQSTDPRVRIQGFNPRADTDARLIDTLRNGPSGPSRLRKTVLWGAIALVAILAAAAGTFYLTKGSTGTPGADRMAQVRSKYPQFDGKTVTAFNFGDGTMSAYLTPSDQAKFLQDLGFRYSTNYKAVGDEKSPRPLSPTNYDLKTDSDVAIVLRTDSQAGNGGMRGLPSSFNGFPTIVVIDDPSTIQAFQVWTDQSGGTLIDKMVPVVGKIVK
- a CDS encoding DUF7373 family lipoprotein; this encodes MNRLGRGLLIFACTSVIAVTASCGADRPVEKPADPVVDLSRLDVGNNPTTPHRYGKPENMEMAKLVESMRLGDSLPLPVEIDPAVKYPPIPLSRTAHSFIEIDTVAMKTRTNARLDLLNDQIKGLVCGFATMGSSDPTPNLAFTLDNVVMLYDTAQNAAAAADTLAGADFASRPDNAPVAIGEYPTARAHAAPGEPGIIRSWFATGRYVIFTFVQDNVMKILNSTDMPRLVSRVTESIGKISDSLQKFSPAQPDRLMDADVDPDGMLARALPTANTDTSQPGVPGYFTRRGGLQISPAPRKDAELFERTGVDRVSWRGGFVYRARDIVGAQTIAREKGEPTREFGRLEPPRDLPFALCREYRVPPAVKNRFYCSVSYDRYAAWVSSNQLNDVYQRISAQYALLANSH
- a CDS encoding DUF7373 family lipoprotein, which encodes MHGTAAILVLTATLSGCDSAIPGGAIAGEIDVRKLDVGTYPTEPLDLRYTYNPTLSTGQSLATMRLADRVVTGQEIDPRFTWGKGAIPVSGDTSASQLVQGANGPVLKEIAKPDGMMYGVAVSTSDMKPGEYGRLPPNAATATVVVMQFPNDTAADRAAGEIEAADLAAAPGQNHLDLPDDPRAHAHWNPNDSIAVSTLARGSYVVTLILGNIRDSGGPAAVLHKTYAAQIPLLDALRPLSTEEILRLPYDSDGLLDRTLNTDAWGDPSFENQATMALRGFLHRVDDQDRYRKILTEAGMDRAALTQDASYHTSMVIRTRDEQAARALTARIVQAQDSVPADPPIGPPYSACAENKNADFTHKRFRCAVGYRRYVATVDGDQLRDTQQRADAQYALLANSL